The Leifsonia williamsii genome includes a region encoding these proteins:
- a CDS encoding acyltransferase family protein, producing the protein MSRITDTQPPASAAPTGPPEAVSWTLQPAVDVRPGTFAPAPSRPSRRFSGLDGLRAFAVTVVLVYHLFPGVQPGGFIGVDVFFVISGFLITSLLMRERRSTGRLDLRRFWVRRARRLLPAIVALVVVCSTAALAIGGDVLVGLPRQVLGAATFSANWLSIAGDASYFAQGAPELFRNLWSLAVEEQFYLIWPVVVLALALLRAWWARVAIVATVAVASAAAMALEYLPGTDPTRVYFGSDSHSFGLALGAVVALLAARMRPVDLDAGESGLQLFVRRWLPALGVLSVLGLVVAAYGLRDDAAFTYRGGLVLVSLLTALAIWAAVVPGAALGRILDAPALRYVGVRSYGLYLWHWPVFVLACALVPDEHDPVLAVVVGVASLAVSAAAALLSFRHLEQPIREHGLVGAVRRLRDRVALSSSAKAGGYGLAALAVVLVAGTVAAIAVAPTTTGAERFITQGAASLHSGGPSAPSQRPQRIPPDPQPVAKGPDISAIGDSVMLASAPALQEAYPGIAVDAVVSRQLSAAPDLLQRAADAGALRKIVVLGLGTNGSISATSLDAVLDAIGPQRRLILVNVQAPRSWTDGVNQTLTAFAAQHTGRVVLADWKGAISGHLDLLADDQIHPGMRGGRVYADALHTALVELSQYTRTRPAQPWDRPRPQ; encoded by the coding sequence ATGTCCAGGATCACCGATACGCAGCCTCCCGCCTCCGCCGCGCCCACCGGGCCGCCGGAGGCCGTTTCGTGGACCCTGCAGCCCGCGGTGGACGTCCGGCCCGGCACGTTCGCGCCCGCACCTTCCCGCCCCTCGCGGCGGTTCAGCGGGCTCGACGGCCTCCGCGCCTTCGCGGTCACGGTCGTCCTCGTCTACCATCTCTTCCCCGGTGTGCAGCCAGGGGGCTTCATCGGCGTCGACGTCTTCTTCGTCATCAGCGGGTTCCTCATCACGAGCCTGCTCATGCGCGAGCGGCGGAGCACGGGGAGGCTCGACCTCCGCCGCTTCTGGGTACGACGCGCCCGGCGCCTCCTGCCGGCCATCGTCGCCCTCGTCGTCGTGTGCTCGACCGCCGCGCTCGCCATCGGAGGCGATGTGCTGGTCGGTCTGCCGCGCCAGGTGCTCGGAGCCGCCACCTTCAGCGCCAACTGGCTCTCGATCGCCGGCGACGCTAGCTACTTCGCGCAGGGAGCGCCGGAGCTGTTCCGCAACCTCTGGTCGCTCGCCGTCGAGGAGCAGTTCTATTTGATCTGGCCCGTCGTCGTGCTCGCGCTCGCGCTGCTGCGGGCCTGGTGGGCGCGCGTAGCCATCGTCGCGACGGTCGCCGTGGCCTCAGCGGCAGCAATGGCGCTGGAGTACCTACCCGGCACCGATCCCACGCGGGTCTACTTCGGCTCCGACTCACACAGCTTCGGGCTCGCACTCGGTGCCGTGGTGGCGCTCCTGGCGGCCAGGATGCGCCCGGTCGACCTCGACGCCGGCGAGAGCGGACTGCAGCTCTTCGTGCGCCGCTGGCTGCCTGCGCTCGGCGTGCTCTCCGTGCTGGGTCTCGTGGTCGCGGCTTACGGGCTGCGGGACGACGCCGCGTTCACCTACCGCGGCGGCCTCGTGCTCGTGAGCCTCCTGACAGCGCTCGCGATCTGGGCGGCCGTCGTCCCCGGCGCCGCACTGGGCAGGATCCTCGACGCGCCGGCGCTCCGCTACGTCGGTGTGCGCTCCTACGGCCTCTACCTCTGGCACTGGCCGGTGTTCGTGCTGGCCTGCGCCCTCGTCCCCGACGAGCACGATCCGGTGCTCGCCGTCGTGGTGGGCGTCGCGTCGCTCGCCGTCTCGGCCGCAGCCGCGCTCCTCTCGTTCCGGCACCTCGAACAGCCCATCCGCGAGCACGGCCTGGTGGGCGCGGTGCGCCGGTTGCGGGACCGCGTGGCGCTCTCCTCCAGCGCGAAGGCCGGAGGCTACGGCCTGGCTGCACTCGCGGTCGTGCTGGTCGCCGGCACCGTTGCCGCCATCGCCGTCGCGCCGACCACGACCGGCGCCGAGCGCTTCATCACGCAGGGCGCCGCCTCCCTGCACAGTGGCGGTCCCTCTGCGCCGTCGCAACGCCCGCAGCGCATCCCTCCGGATCCCCAACCGGTCGCCAAGGGTCCCGACATCTCCGCGATCGGCGACTCAGTGATGCTCGCGTCGGCTCCTGCGCTGCAGGAGGCCTACCCCGGGATCGCCGTCGACGCCGTGGTCTCGCGTCAGCTGAGCGCCGCACCAGACCTCCTGCAGCGGGCCGCGGACGCCGGAGCGCTGCGGAAGATCGTGGTGCTCGGGCTCGGCACCAACGGCTCCATCTCCGCCACGAGCCTCGACGCGGTGCTCGACGCCATCGGACCGCAGCGCCGGCTGATCCTGGTGAACGTCCAGGCGCCGCGGTCGTGGACCGACGGCGTCAACCAGACCCTCACCGCCTTCGCCGCACAGCACACGGGCCGCGTCGTTCTCGCCGATTGGAAGGGCGCGATCAGCGGGCACCTCGACCTGCTCGCCGACGACCAGATCCACCCGGGCATGCGCGGAGGGCGCGTCTATGCGGACGCCCTGCACACCGCGCTCGTGGAGCTGTCGCAGTACACCCGCACGCGACCGGCGCAGCCCTGGGACCGGCCGCGACCGCAGTGA
- a CDS encoding GNAT family N-acetyltransferase, which yields MAETTSRTLTPLSERVVAPETVVPSHPLVAEWRPATLSDVDAVWEVRRASDAVDHPNYVATRDEVEEDLGYSFVDLERDTLLAIGHDGRPLAFGLVLEPPRQETLVREFMNGYVHPEARGKGIGRELIRWQRARGEQRLAASAKALPGWLVGYADRRAPDRERLLTSAGFTAMRWFHTMERDLSLPISDVTPTEPVTIRTYAEAIVGDDASEAVHAARDEAFRDHWGSQPLSDEQWRSLTGGVFVADLSFVAFAADGAIAGVLLTDVNEEDWAGQGFTGAYVSTVAVTRAHRGRRIAPALLAAVLRACADRGWERVVLDVDADNPTGALGLYTGMGFVPTQHETGLVIEY from the coding sequence ATGGCCGAGACGACCTCCCGCACCCTGACTCCGCTGAGCGAGCGGGTGGTGGCTCCCGAGACGGTCGTGCCGTCGCATCCCCTCGTCGCGGAGTGGCGACCGGCGACGCTGTCCGATGTGGACGCCGTGTGGGAGGTGCGCCGGGCGAGCGACGCGGTCGATCACCCGAACTATGTCGCGACCCGCGACGAGGTCGAGGAGGACCTCGGCTACTCGTTCGTGGACCTCGAACGCGACACCCTGCTCGCGATCGGCCACGACGGCAGGCCCCTCGCCTTCGGCCTTGTGCTGGAACCGCCGCGGCAGGAGACGCTGGTGCGTGAGTTCATGAACGGCTACGTGCACCCGGAGGCGCGCGGCAAGGGCATCGGCCGGGAGCTGATCCGCTGGCAGCGGGCGCGGGGCGAGCAGCGGCTCGCGGCGTCGGCGAAGGCGCTGCCCGGATGGCTGGTCGGCTACGCGGACCGGCGTGCTCCGGATCGCGAGCGCCTCCTGACCTCCGCCGGTTTCACCGCGATGCGCTGGTTCCACACCATGGAACGTGACCTGAGCCTCCCCATCTCGGACGTGACGCCGACCGAGCCGGTGACCATTCGCACCTACGCCGAGGCGATCGTCGGCGACGACGCCTCGGAGGCCGTGCATGCGGCGCGCGACGAGGCGTTCCGGGACCACTGGGGCAGCCAGCCGCTGAGCGACGAGCAGTGGCGGTCGCTCACGGGTGGCGTGTTCGTTGCCGACCTGTCGTTCGTGGCCTTCGCTGCGGACGGCGCGATCGCCGGGGTCCTCCTCACCGATGTCAACGAGGAGGATTGGGCCGGGCAGGGCTTCACCGGAGCCTACGTCTCGACGGTGGCGGTCACCCGGGCGCACCGCGGCCGGCGGATCGCGCCGGCTCTGCTCGCGGCGGTGCTGCGTGCCTGCGCCGACCGCGGCTGGGAGCGCGTCGTGCTGGACGTGGATGCGGACAACCCGACGGGTGCGCTCGGCCTCTACACCGGGATGGGCTTCGTCCCGACGCAGCACGAGACCGGGCTGGTCATCGAGTACTGA
- the rplQ gene encoding 50S ribosomal protein L17, with protein MPKPTKGPRLGGGPAHERLLLANLAAALFTHKSIKTTETKAKRLRPVAERLITFAKRGDLHARRKVLGIIGDKAVVHELFTQIAPLVAEREGGYTRITKLGYRKGDNAPMAQIELVLEPVAPKVKSSKSTAAPKAAPAAPVEEAPVEEAPAEETAAEDTTTETAAAEAEVVEEATGDAEAAGETTAEADAEKA; from the coding sequence ATGCCCAAGCCCACCAAGGGCCCCCGCCTCGGAGGCGGCCCCGCGCACGAGCGTCTGCTGCTCGCCAACCTGGCCGCTGCGCTGTTCACCCACAAGAGCATCAAGACCACCGAGACCAAGGCGAAGCGCCTCCGTCCCGTGGCCGAGCGTCTGATCACGTTCGCGAAGCGCGGCGACCTGCACGCGCGTCGCAAGGTGCTCGGGATCATCGGCGACAAGGCCGTCGTGCACGAGCTCTTCACCCAGATCGCGCCGCTGGTCGCCGAGCGTGAGGGCGGCTACACCCGCATCACCAAGCTCGGTTACCGCAAGGGTGACAACGCGCCCATGGCGCAGATCGAGCTGGTGCTCGAGCCCGTCGCCCCGAAGGTGAAGTCGTCCAAGAGCACGGCCGCGCCGAAGGCTGCTCCGGCCGCTCCGGTCGAGGAGGCCCCGGTCGAGGAGGCCCCGGCCGAGGAGACCGCCGCCGAGGACACCACCACCGAGACCGCGGCCGCCGAGGCCGAGGTCGTCGAGGAGGCCACCGGCGACGCCGAGGCCGCCGGTGAGACCACCGCGGAGGCGGACGCCGAGAAGGCGTAA
- a CDS encoding DNA-directed RNA polymerase subunit alpha, with product MLIAQRPTLTEENISEFRSRFVIEPLEPGFGYTLGNSLRRTLLSSIPGAAVTSIRIDGVLHEFSTVPGVKEDVTEIILNIKGLVVSSEHDEPITAYLRKTGAGQVTAADISAPAGVEIHNPELVIATLNDKAKFEVELTIERGRGYVSAQQNRNEYSEAGQIPVDSIYSPVLKVTYRVEATRAGERTDFDRLVVDVETKPAISPRDAIASAGRTLVELFGLARELNSAAEGIEIGPAPVDQVLSSELSMPIEDLDLSVRSYNCLKREGINTVSELVSLSETQLMNIRNFGQKSVDEVKDKLTEMGLSLKDSVPGFDGAHFYSGYEEDESTI from the coding sequence GTGCTCATTGCACAGCGTCCGACGCTCACCGAAGAGAACATCTCCGAGTTCCGGTCGCGGTTCGTCATCGAGCCGCTCGAGCCGGGCTTCGGCTACACCCTCGGCAACTCCCTCCGTCGCACCCTCCTCTCGTCGATCCCCGGCGCTGCCGTCACCAGCATCCGCATCGACGGCGTGCTGCACGAGTTCAGCACCGTCCCGGGCGTCAAGGAGGATGTCACCGAGATCATCCTGAACATCAAGGGCCTGGTCGTCTCGAGCGAGCACGACGAGCCGATCACCGCCTACCTGCGCAAGACGGGCGCCGGCCAGGTCACCGCCGCCGACATCTCGGCGCCGGCGGGTGTGGAGATCCACAACCCGGAGCTGGTCATCGCGACCCTCAACGACAAGGCGAAGTTCGAGGTCGAGCTCACCATCGAGCGCGGCCGCGGCTACGTGTCGGCCCAGCAGAACCGCAACGAGTACAGCGAGGCCGGCCAGATCCCGGTCGACTCGATCTACTCGCCGGTGCTGAAGGTCACCTACCGCGTCGAGGCCACCCGTGCCGGTGAGCGCACCGACTTCGACCGCCTCGTCGTCGACGTGGAGACCAAGCCGGCGATCAGCCCGCGCGACGCGATCGCGTCGGCCGGTCGCACCCTGGTGGAGCTGTTCGGTCTGGCCCGCGAGCTCAACAGCGCGGCCGAGGGCATCGAGATCGGCCCGGCGCCGGTCGACCAGGTGCTCAGCTCGGAGCTGTCCATGCCGATCGAGGACCTCGACCTGTCGGTCCGCTCGTACAACTGCCTCAAGCGCGAGGGCATCAACACCGTCAGCGAGCTGGTCTCCCTCTCCGAGACCCAGCTCATGAACATCCGCAACTTCGGTCAGAAGTCGGTGGATGAGGTCAAGGACAAGCTGACGGAGATGGGCCTCTCGCTGAAGGACTCGGTCCCCGGGTTCGACGGCGCGCACTTCTACAGCGGCTACGAAGAGGACGAGTCCACCATCTGA
- the rpsK gene encoding 30S ribosomal protein S11, with amino-acid sequence MAAPKSAVRKPRKKEKKNIAVGQAHIKSTFNNTIVSITDTTGAVISWASSGGVGFKGSRKSTPFAAQLAAESAARQAQEHGMKKVDVFVKGPGSGRETAIRSLQAAGLEVGSINDVTPQAHNGCRPPKRRRV; translated from the coding sequence ATGGCAGCACCCAAGTCGGCCGTTCGCAAGCCGCGCAAGAAGGAAAAGAAGAACATCGCTGTGGGCCAGGCCCACATCAAGAGCACGTTCAACAACACGATCGTCTCGATCACCGACACCACCGGTGCGGTCATCAGCTGGGCGTCGTCGGGTGGCGTCGGCTTCAAGGGTTCGCGCAAGTCGACCCCGTTCGCCGCGCAGCTCGCCGCCGAGTCGGCCGCCCGTCAGGCGCAGGAGCACGGGATGAAGAAGGTCGACGTCTTCGTCAAGGGCCCGGGCTCGGGTCGCGAGACCGCGATCCGCTCGCTCCAGGCCGCCGGCCTCGAGGTCGGTTCGATCAACGACGTCACCCCGCAGGCGCACAACGGTTGCCGCCCGCCCAAGCGTCGTCGCGTCTAG
- the rpsM gene encoding 30S ribosomal protein S13, which translates to MARLAGVDIPREKRVEVALTYIYGVGRTRALQTLAETGISGDIRVKDLSDDQLVALRDYIEGNFKVEGDLRREVAADIRRKVEIGSYEGIRHRKGLPVRGQRTKTNARTRKGPKRTVAGKKKAR; encoded by the coding sequence ATGGCACGTCTAGCAGGCGTCGACATCCCGCGCGAGAAGCGCGTCGAGGTCGCACTCACCTACATCTACGGCGTCGGACGCACCCGCGCGCTGCAGACTCTCGCCGAGACCGGTATCTCGGGCGACATCCGCGTCAAGGACCTGAGCGACGACCAGCTCGTCGCCCTGCGCGACTACATCGAGGGGAACTTCAAGGTGGAGGGCGACCTCCGTCGCGAGGTCGCCGCCGACATCCGCCGCAAGGTCGAGATCGGCAGCTACGAGGGAATCCGCCACCGCAAGGGCCTTCCGGTCCGCGGCCAGCGCACCAAGACGAACGCTCGCACCCGCAAGGGCCCGAAGCGGACCGTCGCCGGTAAGAAGAAGGCTCGCTAG
- the rpmJ gene encoding 50S ribosomal protein L36: MKVNPSVKRICDKCKVIRRNGRVMVICENPRHKQRQG; encoded by the coding sequence ATGAAGGTCAACCCCTCCGTCAAGCGCATCTGCGACAAGTGCAAGGTCATCCGTCGCAACGGCCGCGTGATGGTCATCTGCGAGAACCCGCGCCACAAGCAGCGCCAGGGCTGA
- the infA gene encoding translation initiation factor IF-1: MAKKDGVIEIEGSVIEALPNAMFRVELTNGHKVLAHISGKMRQHYIRILPEDRVIVELSPYDLTRGRIVYRYK, from the coding sequence ATGGCCAAAAAAGACGGTGTCATCGAGATCGAAGGATCTGTGATCGAGGCGCTCCCCAACGCGATGTTCCGCGTGGAGCTGACCAATGGTCACAAGGTTCTTGCCCACATCTCCGGCAAGATGCGCCAGCACTACATCCGCATCCTCCCCGAGGACCGCGTGATCGTCGAGCTGAGCCCCTACGATCTGACCCGCGGCCGGATCGTCTACCGCTACAAGTAA
- the map gene encoding type I methionyl aminopeptidase: MAFGRSIYKTPAQLREMVAPGRATAASLDAVAAAIAAGVSTLELDALAERAIEAAGGSSNFKLEPGYHYTVCASVNDEVVHGIPGSRILQPGDIVSIDSGAVVRGADGQGWNGDAARTFVLPDPARPEVVAERQRLSEVTEQSLWRGIARLATARHLNEVGEAIEDYIMSQGDYGILTDYIGHGIGRKMHEEPPVFNYRVRAKGPEVKPGLVVAIEPMVVLGDQETYVKDDGWTVATEDGSAAAHWEHSVAVHKDGIWVLTAEDGGAAGLAPYGITPAPIA, encoded by the coding sequence GATCTACAAGACGCCCGCTCAACTGCGCGAGATGGTCGCGCCGGGGCGGGCCACTGCGGCCTCTCTCGACGCGGTCGCCGCTGCGATCGCCGCAGGCGTCTCCACGCTCGAGCTCGACGCCCTCGCCGAGCGTGCGATCGAGGCGGCGGGAGGCTCCTCCAACTTCAAGCTCGAACCCGGCTATCACTACACGGTCTGCGCGTCGGTGAACGACGAGGTCGTGCACGGCATCCCCGGCTCGCGCATCCTGCAGCCGGGCGACATCGTGTCGATCGATTCGGGCGCCGTCGTGCGCGGTGCCGACGGGCAGGGCTGGAACGGCGACGCGGCGCGCACGTTCGTGCTGCCGGACCCGGCGCGGCCGGAGGTCGTCGCCGAGCGTCAGCGGCTCAGCGAGGTCACCGAGCAGTCGCTCTGGCGGGGCATCGCCCGGCTGGCGACCGCACGCCACCTCAACGAGGTCGGCGAGGCGATCGAGGACTACATCATGTCGCAGGGCGACTACGGCATCCTGACCGACTACATCGGTCACGGCATCGGCCGCAAGATGCACGAGGAGCCACCGGTGTTCAACTACCGGGTGCGAGCGAAGGGCCCGGAGGTCAAGCCGGGACTCGTCGTCGCCATCGAGCCGATGGTGGTGCTCGGCGACCAGGAGACCTACGTGAAGGACGACGGCTGGACCGTCGCCACCGAGGACGGCTCGGCCGCCGCCCACTGGGAGCACAGCGTCGCCGTGCACAAGGACGGCATCTGGGTGCTCACCGCCGAGGACGGCGGGGCTGCCGGCCTCGCTCCGTACGGCATCACGCCGGCTCCGATCGCGTGA